TGGAGGAGTTCACTGCCGCGGCGTCTTACGAAAGCTTCGCCACTATCGTCCGTACTCTGCTCGGCAACGACACCCGTGTAATCGTGCTGGTCAGCTCCGAGGGTGCCGGCGACCCCGATCAACTCGCCCACCAACTGCGCCGGCGGGTCGCCGCGCACGTCTTTCGCAACGAGGTGCGCCGGCTCTTTCCGACCCGCGAACAGCGTCACGGCGCCTTTCTGCCGCTCGACCCCGCCGCCTTCGCGGCACCCGGTAGCGCCACGGCTGCGCTGGCGGCGCTATGGAACCGCCTCCGCCACGGCCCCTTTGCCGTCGGCGTCCTGGCCGCCACCGCCCGTAATGCCGCCGTCGTCTATGCCCAGCACGTCGCCAGCCGACTGCGCGTCCACAAGCTCGTCATCGTCGAGCCGGAAGGCGGCGTCGCCGGTACCGACCGCAAGCAGATCTCGTTCATGGACGAAGCCATGCTCGAAGCCCTGCTCGAAACCGGCGAGGCGGAGTGGACGGGTCTCGCGGCCCGGCGCCATACCTTCGAGGCGGCGCGCGCCGCCTTGCTCGCGGGCGTCGGTGCCGTCAACGTGTGCAGCCTCGACGGTCTCGCCCGCGAGCTGTTCACCTACTCCGGCTCGGGAACCCTGTTCACCCGCGCCGTGTACTGCACCGTGCAGCGCCTCGGCGTCGACGACTTCGAGGAAGTCGAGCGGCTCATTGCCCGGGGCCAGCGCGAGGGCCTCCTCAAGGTCCGCTCCGACGACGAGATCGCCACCCTGCTCGTCAACGGTTACGGGGCCACCATCGGTGCGCACCACCTCGCCGGGATCTGCGCGCTGGTCACCGAGCCGTACACGGCGGAATGCGCCGGCGAGCTGGCCGGGCTTTACACTATCACCCGGTTCAAGGGCGAGGGTGTGGGCGGGCGACTCGTCGCCAAAGTGCTGAATGACGCACGGGCCTCGGACCTCGCCTACCTCTTCGCCTGCACCATGGAACAACACGCCGCCGCCTTCTTCGAACGCCAGGGTTTTCGCCGAGTCGGCACCGGCGACGTGCCGGCAGCGAAGTGGAGCGGCTACGACCCCCATCGCAGGGAGCAGGTCATTGTGTTGCGTCTGGACCTGACGCAGGAGGCGACATGATCGTCGGTATCGACATCGGCGGTTCGACCACCGACGCGGTCTTCCTCGACGGCGAAACGCGCGTCGTCAGCGTCGAGGCGAACGACCCCGTGGCGGCGGCCGCCGGGGCATTCGGCAAATTGATCGGCGACCTGCGCCTGCCGCCATCGGCCATCGCCACCATCGCCGCGACGGGAGGCGGGGCCCGCCGGCTCGGCGACGAACTGCTCGGCGTGCCCGTGGTCAAGGTTCCGGAACTCACGGCCATCGGCGTCGGCGGTATAACCCTGGCCGAACAGAACGAGGCGCTGGTGGTATCGATGGGCACGGGAACCGCGATGGTGGCAGTGAAAGGCACCGATATCCGTCACGTCGGCGGAACCGGGGTGGGTGGCGGGACACTGCTGGGACTGTCGAAACACCTGCTCAATGTCGGTCAGCTCGCCACCCTGGAGGAGCTGGCGGACCACGGCGATCTGTCGCGAATAGACCTGACCGTCGGTGACGTCGCCGGCGGGCCGGTGGGCAATCTGCCAGCCGATGCGACGGCGAGCAACTTCGGCAAAGTGTCGTCGGACGCCAAGCCCGAGGACAAGGCGCGCGCGCTGGTCAATATGATCGCCGAGGTGATCGTCGTGGTCAGCGTCCTCGCGGCCCGCGCCAACCGGCTCGATTCCATCGTTCTCACCGGCAAGCTGCTGCGCGTCAGACCGTTCGTCGAGCGCATCAAGGCGACGCGTTTCCTGTTCGAGCGGCATTTCATCATTCCGCCTCATGCCGAGTATGCCACTGCCATCGGTGCCGCCCGCCGCGTCGCGGCGGGGAAAGATCCGGCACCGCCGGGGTCAACCTCGATGCCCGTCGGTTGACCTCGATCCGCAACGGGCGTTCCGGCCGGCGAGCTGTCGACTCGGATCGTTTCCGGACGGCTCGGCCAATGCGCTTTCGAGCCAGGAGCCTGTCGGAGAAAGCGGCCCATCGCCCTTCGACGTGCTCACGAGCGGAAAATGCTGTGAAATCAAGGCAGAGCCCGCTCGTGCTGAGCTTGTCGAAGCACCAGCGGGCCTTTCTCCG
The Candidatus Binatia bacterium genome window above contains:
- a CDS encoding pantothenate kinase, with protein sequence MIVGIDIGGSTTDAVFLDGETRVVSVEANDPVAAAAGAFGKLIGDLRLPPSAIATIAATGGGARRLGDELLGVPVVKVPELTAIGVGGITLAEQNEALVVSMGTGTAMVAVKGTDIRHVGGTGVGGGTLLGLSKHLLNVGQLATLEELADHGDLSRIDLTVGDVAGGPVGNLPADATASNFGKVSSDAKPEDKARALVNMIAEVIVVVSVLAARANRLDSIVLTGKLLRVRPFVERIKATRFLFERHFIIPPHAEYATAIGAARRVAAGKDPAPPGSTSMPVG